The Oenanthe melanoleuca isolate GR-GAL-2019-014 chromosome 1A, OMel1.0, whole genome shotgun sequence genome contains a region encoding:
- the SNU13 gene encoding NHP2-like protein 1: MSEAEVNPKAYPLADAQLTKTLLDLVQQSCNYKQLRKGANEATKTLNRGIAEFIVMAADAEPLEIILHLPLLCEDKNVPYVFVRSKQALGRACGVSRPVIACSSLYSKL; the protein is encoded by the exons ATG AGTGAGGCAGAAGTGAATCCCAAAGCTTACCCGCTGGCTGATGCACAGCTCACCAAAACACTGCTGGATCTGGTGCAGCAATCCTGCAACTATAAGCAGCTACGCAAAGGAGCCAATGAAG CCACCAAAACACTGAACAGAGGAATAGCAGAGTTCATTGTGATGGCAGCAGATGCAGAGCCCTTGGAGATCATCCTGCACCTCCCTCTTCTCTGCGAGGACAAGAACGTCCCTTACGTGTTTGTGCGCTCCAAGCAAGCCCTGGGCCGGGCGTGCGGCGTTTCCCGGCCCGTCATCGCCTGCTCCAGTCTGTACAGCAAGCTATAG